The proteins below come from a single Triticum aestivum cultivar Chinese Spring chromosome 5D, IWGSC CS RefSeq v2.1, whole genome shotgun sequence genomic window:
- the LOC123125515 gene encoding pentatricopeptide repeat-containing protein At2g42920, chloroplastic, with protein sequence MAMAPVPSPASASSSTTSHLLPSSPSISAFLASHPALTLLHTQCATMAHLRQLHAALVKSGLAKDPIAASRAVAFCAGEGRDAAYAARIVRHHPRPNSFMWNTVIRALSDGPGPDAAVALFVDMLRSPTPPERRTFPSLFAAYARLGRADDGAALHGMVLKLGLAGDAYTRNSMIAMYASCGRADEALALFGQCQVFDIVSCNSAIVALSRAGRVDEARAVFDDMPARTVATWSAMVSAYSRAARCQDAVDLFSAMQVDGVEPNANVLVSVLGCCASLGALEQGAWVHAYIDKHDVAMNALVVTALVDMYCKCGSIHKARQVFDTSRSQGMAKLSSWNAMMLGLAAHGQCQEALALFSELEPYGLRPDKVTFIAMLMAYGHSGMADEAKALFASMGREYGVTPGIEHYGCLVDALARAGRLREAEDTIRAMPMKPDAAIWGALLSGCRLHGDAEAGARAARGAVECDPQDSGAYVLAASVLARDGEVGRGLGVRGKMREEGVAKVPGCSMIEVNGVVHEFVS encoded by the coding sequence ATGGCAATGGCGCCAGTGCCATCGCCCGCAAGCGCTTCTTCCTCCACCACCTCCCATCTCCTCCCGTCCTCCCCATCCATCTCTGCCTTCCTTGCCTCACACCCGGCCCTCACCCTCCTCCACACGCAATGCGCCACCATGGCTCACCTCCGCCAGCTCCACGCCGCGCTCGTCAAGTCTGGCCTCGCCAAAGACCCCATCGCCGCCAGCCGCGCCGTCGCCTTCTGCGCCGGCGAAGGACGCGACGCTGCCTACGCCGCGCGCATCGTGAGGCACCACCCGAGGCCCAACTCCTTCATGTGGAACACCGTCATAAGGGCGCTGTCCGACGGGCCCGGCCCGGACGCGGCTGTGGCGCTGTTTGTCGACATGCTCCGGTCGCCCACGCCGCCGGAGCGGCGCACGTTCCCGTCTCTGTTCGCGGCATACGCGCGCCTCGGCCGCGCCGACGACGGCGCGGCGCTCCACGGCATGGTGCTcaagctcggcctcgccggcgacgcgtATACACGCAACTCCATGATCGCCATGTACGCGTCCTGCGGCCGAGCGGACGAGGCGCTGGCGCTCTTCGGGCAGTGCCAGGTGTTCGACATCGTGTCGTGCAACAGCGCGATCGTGGCGCTCTCGAGGGCAGGGCGCGTCGACGAGGCGCGGGCGGTGTTCGACGACATGCCGGCCAGGACCGTGGCGACGTGGAGCGCCATGGTGAGCGCGTACTCCCGCGCCGCGAGGTGCCAAGACGCCGTCGACCTCTTCTCCGCGATGCAGGTGGACGGCGTGGAGCCGAACGCCAACGTGCTCGTCAGCGTCCTCGGCTGCTGCGCCAGCCTCGGCGCGCTGGAGCAGGGCGCGTGGGTGCACGCGTACATAGACAAGCACGACGTGGCCATGAACGCGCTCGTGGTCACCGCCCTCGTGGACATGTACTGCAAGTGTGGCTCCATACACAAGGCTCGCCAGGTGTTCGACACCTCAAGATCGCAGGGCATGGCCAAGCTGTCGTCCTGGAACGCCATGATGCTTGGCCTGGCAGCGCATGGGCAATGCCAAGAAGCGCTCGCCTTGTTCTCCGAGCTGGAACCTTACGGTCTCAGACCGGACAAGGTCACCTTCATCGCGATGCTGATGGCTTACGGCCATTCCGGCATGGCCGACGAGGCGAAGGCTCTGTTCGCGTCAATGGGGAGGGAATACGGTGTTACACCGGGGATCGAACACTATGGCTGCCTTGTCGATGCGCTCGCCCGGGCGGGAAGGCTCCGGGAGGCGGAGGACACCATCCGCGCAATGCCGATGAAGCCAGACGCGGCCATTTGGGGCGCCCTGCTCTCCGGATGCCGCTTGCACGGCGACGCGGAGGCAGGGGCACGCGCGGCGAGGGGAGCCGTGGAATGCGACCCACAGGACAGCGGCGCGTACGTGCTCGCGGCGAGTGTGCTTGCACGCGACGGCGAGGTAGGCCGGGGCTTGGGTGTCAGGGGGAAGATGCGGGAGGAGGGAGTGGCCAAGGTGCCTGGGTGTAGCATGATCGAGGTGAATGGTGTCGTCCACGAGTTCGTGAGCTAG